One part of the Aurantibacillus circumpalustris genome encodes these proteins:
- a CDS encoding S1C family serine protease, with protein sequence MAHSQTDTIFKKDGDLIFCTITYVNNNNIFYNTKRSEGNYISHDDVKYYSKNGKRAIRSLSEVKRNSLKIKDSLNIKDSAIIFLISPANFNQSTFKIKMNRRDIYELKGGEIIKCVFFNEGELKIMSTETKDGEQVSYQIINLDLEFPKTHYIFCSSAPGETKLIDEQIGEDLISNKPLTIIEEDLLNPIIRSALFSTPKTGTGFLLTETGLVVTNYHVIEKAKKIELSGINGSFDKSYTAKVVVEDKKNDLAILQIENKDAKYDPTPYSIRSKNAETGEDIFVLGYPMIRSMGEEIKLTTGVISAKTGYKGDVTTYQVSAPVQGGNSGGPLFDKQGNVVGIINAKILGAEGVTYAIKTTYLNSLIDLLPNKPVLNEFSKLDKLTLEEQVKLISRFVYIIKIN encoded by the coding sequence TTGGCTCACAGTCAGACAGACACTATTTTTAAAAAGGACGGAGATTTGATTTTTTGTACTATAACCTATGTTAACAACAATAATATCTTTTATAATACAAAAAGATCTGAAGGAAATTATATTTCACATGATGATGTAAAATACTATTCCAAAAATGGGAAAAGGGCTATTCGATCTTTGTCAGAGGTAAAACGCAATTCTCTAAAAATTAAAGACAGTCTTAACATTAAAGACAGCGCAATAATATTTCTTATCAGTCCAGCTAATTTCAATCAATCAACGTTCAAGATAAAAATGAATCGGCGCGACATATATGAGTTAAAAGGAGGAGAAATTATTAAATGCGTTTTCTTTAATGAGGGTGAATTAAAAATTATGTCTACTGAGACAAAGGATGGTGAACAAGTTAGTTATCAAATAATCAACTTAGACTTAGAGTTTCCCAAAACACATTATATCTTTTGCTCTTCTGCACCAGGCGAGACAAAATTGATTGATGAACAAATTGGGGAAGATCTTATCTCCAATAAGCCGTTGACAATCATCGAGGAAGATTTGCTCAATCCAATTATCCGATCAGCTTTATTTTCAACACCGAAAACAGGAACAGGTTTTCTCTTGACAGAAACCGGCTTAGTTGTAACAAACTACCACGTCATAGAGAAAGCTAAAAAAATCGAATTGAGTGGTATTAATGGTAGCTTTGACAAGTCTTACACCGCAAAGGTTGTCGTAGAAGACAAAAAGAATGACCTTGCTATTTTACAAATTGAAAATAAGGATGCTAAATATGATCCAACACCTTATTCCATCAGAAGTAAAAATGCGGAGACTGGTGAAGATATTTTTGTGCTCGGTTATCCAATGATAAGATCAATGGGTGAAGAAATAAAATTAACCACCGGTGTGATTAGCGCGAAAACAGGGTATAAGGGTGATGTAACGACATATCAAGTATCAGCTCCAGTGCAGGGTGGTAATAGTGGAGGCCCTTTATTTGATAAGCAAGGGAATGTTGTCGGGATAATCAACGCAAAGATTTTGGGCGCAGAAGGAGTAACTTATGCAATTAAGACAACCTATTTAAATTCACTGATCGATTTACTTCCAAATAAACCAGTCTTGAATGAATTCAGTAAGCTTGACAAATTGACTTTAGAAGAACAAGTGAAGTTGATTTCTAGGTTTGTATATATCATTAAAATAAACTAA
- a CDS encoding SRPBCC domain-containing protein encodes MEKLQFKVSINAPVAKIYDFMLGINRKSTYEQWTSLFNPTSSYEGSWNRGNKILFVGVDEKGEKGGMVSRIAENIPNKFVSIQHYGLLKADKEITEGPEVEKWANGFENYTFKENNGNTTVTVDLDIVEEFLSYMNETYPKALDKLKEICEK; translated from the coding sequence ATGGAAAAGTTACAATTCAAAGTAAGCATTAATGCCCCAGTGGCCAAGATATATGATTTTATGCTTGGTATCAATCGTAAATCAACTTATGAGCAATGGACTTCTTTGTTTAACCCAACATCCAGCTATGAAGGAAGTTGGAACAGGGGAAATAAAATTCTATTTGTTGGAGTAGATGAAAAAGGAGAAAAGGGAGGTATGGTTTCCAGGATAGCAGAAAACATTCCTAACAAATTTGTGTCGATTCAACATTACGGTCTATTAAAAGCTGATAAGGAAATTACAGAAGGACCAGAGGTTGAAAAATGGGCAAACGGATTTGAAAACTATACCTTCAAAGAAAACAATGGGAACACAACCGTTACCGTTGATTTAGACATAGTAGAAGAATTTTTAAGTTATATGAATGAGACCTATCCCAAAGCACTAGACAAATTGAAAGAAATATGTGAAAAATAA
- a CDS encoding ArsR/SmtB family transcription factor — translation MRRDVFQAIADPTRRAIITLIALHAMTPNAIAEHFDTTRQSVSKHLRILTECELVSQKQQGREIYYQLEINKMKEIDKWLNQFRKIWEARFNQLDEVLLTLKNKRK, via the coding sequence ATGAGAAGAGATGTTTTCCAAGCCATAGCCGACCCAACCAGGCGAGCAATTATTACCCTAATCGCATTACATGCAATGACACCAAATGCCATTGCCGAACATTTTGATACGACGCGACAGTCCGTTTCTAAACATTTGCGCATTTTAACAGAGTGTGAATTGGTATCGCAAAAACAACAAGGCAGAGAAATCTACTACCAACTTGAAATAAACAAAATGAAAGAAATTGACAAATGGCTGAATCAATTCAGGAAGATTTGGGAAGCACGATTTAACCAACTCGACGAAGTATTACTAACACTAAAAAATAAGAGAAAATGA
- a CDS encoding SRPBCC domain-containing protein, translating to MKSTLLFDFTVNKKKNSVNVKREFNSDLELVWEAWTNPEILDQWWAPKPYKNKTKTMDFREGGMWLYSMISPKDEMHWCKADYKKIEHQKSYSYIDNFCDENGNVSEKFPNSFWTNIFSENAETTIVNITIQYESLEALEKVIEVGFKEGFTMAMQNLDQYLESKFKLRQQNKISSKARVCSYLNFDGKTEEAFLFYKKVFKTEFIGKGIQRFGDIPASSEHPPIAEEIKKMILHVELPITGNHILMGTDAPKEMGFTLTKGNNMHLCIEPETREEADRLFNELSVDGNVTMPMADMFFGAYFGEFSDKYGINWMINFQNK from the coding sequence ATGAAATCAACACTCCTATTTGACTTTACAGTCAATAAAAAAAAGAACTCCGTAAACGTAAAACGTGAATTTAACTCAGACCTTGAATTAGTTTGGGAGGCTTGGACAAATCCGGAAATACTTGACCAATGGTGGGCTCCGAAGCCTTATAAAAACAAAACAAAAACAATGGATTTTAGAGAGGGTGGAATGTGGCTCTATTCAATGATTAGTCCAAAAGACGAAATGCATTGGTGCAAAGCGGACTACAAAAAAATAGAACACCAAAAGAGCTATTCCTACATTGATAATTTTTGTGATGAAAATGGAAATGTGAGTGAAAAATTTCCTAACTCTTTTTGGACAAATATTTTTAGCGAAAATGCAGAAACGACAATTGTAAACATTACCATTCAATACGAAAGCTTGGAAGCTCTTGAAAAAGTAATTGAAGTTGGCTTTAAAGAGGGCTTTACCATGGCTATGCAAAACCTTGACCAATACTTGGAATCAAAATTCAAACTTCGTCAACAAAATAAAATTAGCAGCAAAGCAAGGGTGTGTAGTTACTTAAATTTTGATGGCAAAACCGAAGAAGCATTTTTGTTTTATAAAAAGGTTTTTAAAACTGAATTTATCGGGAAAGGTATTCAACGTTTTGGGGATATTCCTGCAAGTTCAGAACATCCGCCAATTGCAGAAGAAATTAAAAAAATGATACTGCACGTTGAGTTGCCAATAACAGGAAATCACATTTTAATGGGAACTGATGCGCCTAAAGAAATGGGATTTACCTTAACGAAAGGAAATAACATGCACCTATGCATTGAACCTGAAACAAGAGAAGAAGCAGACCGACTGTTTAACGAACTGTCTGTGGATGGAAACGTGACTATGCCTATGGCAGATATGTTTTTTGGAGCGTACTTCGGAGAGTTTTCTGATAAATACGGAATTAATTGGATGATAAATTTTCAAAACAAGTAG
- a CDS encoding ExeM/NucH family extracellular endonuclease — protein sequence MKKYKCFLYLTIFTLLKLSVYAQPTDLFISEYVEGSSFNKAIELYNGTGASINLATGQYVLEVYFNGSTSSTSLALTGTIPSGSVFVLAHPSAVLSFTPNVSTSVINFNGDDAVVLRKGGATGSILDVIGEVGYDPGTQWGSGDTSTLDRTLRRKASICQGDITTSNPFYPSIEWDGFPLNTFNGLGSHSVSCSAPGVGLTLSPSTLNFTTTANVTSQVLTYTLTGISLTSPVSIIAPQYFQISLSSSGPFLSSLSIPATSFSPNPVIVYVIYTPVSVGTSSAIATHSSSPFSATLNLFGTALGLTPISQIQGAGPASSYTGQVVATQGIVTADFQGTNELGGFFIQDPVGDSNPLTSEGIFIYNTSFPVNVGDLVTLSGTVEEYFNKTRIKSLTSLTVQSTGNTIAPTTVTLPFATLTEPEKWEGMRVQFTQSLTVTEVFTLARYGEVSLSANGRLFNPTNFVDPNDQPAIGTTFNGNSNVAAVLAQQDLNDRSRILLDDKSSVQNPPIVPYVDAVNNTLRCGSTLSNLDGIMDYDFSIYRIQPVTTPNFIYAPRPAVPSVGASNVKLASFNVLNYFNGDGAGGGFPTSRGADTPIEFTRQRVKIIEAIKQINADALGLMEMENDGNGAQSAIQDLVNGLNASIGAPTYTFVQDPTIINGGTGTDEIKVAMIYKPSKLTLAGLAIANDSSVNNRPPLAQTFVHNATQEKFSVIVNHFKSKGCTGASGVNTDQNDGQGCFNNSRKDQAAALLLFVNKVKTLANDSDVLVIGDLNSYEQEDPIDLLLNGGMSTLLTNVYSYVFGGQSGSLDHALVSSSMLGQVSGAAKWHINADEPIVKDYNQEFNPAYMYDVDPFRSSDHDPVIIGLALPVPNITGLTSNNLSQTFVKIKPNPSSQKNVTVEISSTLDGSVTIEVVDQIGRNILTQVNGITKGANEIQLNLPEMKDGFYYVKIRNENSTSVQKLIRIN from the coding sequence ATGAAAAAATATAAATGCTTTTTATATCTGACTATCTTTACCTTGTTAAAACTTTCGGTTTACGCGCAACCAACCGATCTGTTTATTTCTGAATATGTGGAAGGTTCTAGTTTTAATAAGGCGATAGAACTATACAACGGTACCGGCGCATCAATTAATCTTGCTACTGGTCAATATGTATTAGAAGTTTATTTTAATGGAAGTACAAGTAGCACTTCTCTGGCTCTTACCGGAACTATTCCTTCGGGCAGTGTGTTTGTGCTTGCGCATCCTTCTGCTGTGCTTTCGTTTACACCGAATGTCAGCACAAGTGTGATTAATTTTAATGGAGATGATGCTGTGGTGCTTCGTAAAGGTGGAGCCACAGGCTCAATATTGGATGTTATCGGCGAAGTGGGTTATGATCCTGGCACACAATGGGGATCTGGCGATACATCTACCTTAGATAGAACCTTGCGACGGAAAGCTTCTATTTGTCAAGGGGATATTACAACATCAAACCCTTTTTATCCCTCAATAGAGTGGGATGGATTTCCTTTAAATACATTTAATGGTTTAGGCTCTCATAGCGTTTCATGCAGCGCGCCAGGAGTTGGACTCACCTTATCACCAAGCACGCTTAATTTTACAACCACCGCGAACGTAACATCACAAGTTCTGACATACACACTAACTGGAATTAGTCTTACTTCACCAGTGAGTATAATAGCGCCACAGTATTTTCAAATTTCCTTAAGTTCCTCAGGACCTTTTCTAAGTTCCTTGTCTATTCCAGCAACATCATTCAGTCCGAATCCAGTAATTGTTTATGTGATCTACACACCTGTGAGTGTTGGAACAAGCAGTGCTATCGCAACACATAGCAGTAGTCCATTTTCAGCGACATTAAATTTGTTTGGAACCGCACTAGGCTTAACACCGATTTCTCAAATACAAGGCGCAGGTCCTGCAAGTTCTTACACGGGACAAGTTGTGGCCACGCAAGGAATTGTTACTGCGGATTTTCAAGGCACGAATGAACTAGGAGGATTTTTTATCCAAGATCCAGTTGGAGATAGCAACCCATTAACGTCAGAAGGTATTTTTATTTACAATACATCTTTTCCAGTAAATGTTGGCGATCTTGTTACTTTAAGTGGAACCGTTGAAGAGTATTTTAATAAAACGCGCATAAAATCATTAACTTCTTTAACCGTTCAAAGTACTGGTAATACTATAGCTCCGACTACAGTTACCTTACCTTTTGCAACTTTAACAGAACCAGAAAAATGGGAAGGTATGCGTGTGCAATTCACACAATCCTTAACTGTTACAGAAGTATTTACGCTTGCGAGATATGGCGAAGTTTCCTTATCAGCAAACGGAAGATTATTTAATCCAACAAATTTTGTAGACCCAAACGATCAACCAGCAATTGGCACAACCTTTAATGGAAATAGCAATGTGGCCGCTGTTCTTGCACAACAAGATTTAAATGATCGCAGCCGAATTTTATTGGACGATAAAAGTTCTGTACAGAATCCTCCAATAGTACCTTACGTGGATGCTGTGAACAACACTCTTCGTTGTGGCAGCACGCTTTCTAATTTGGATGGGATAATGGATTATGATTTTAGTATATACAGAATACAACCTGTTACCACGCCAAATTTCATATACGCGCCACGTCCTGCAGTGCCTTCAGTGGGGGCAAGTAATGTAAAGCTCGCTAGTTTTAATGTGTTGAATTATTTTAATGGAGATGGCGCTGGTGGTGGTTTTCCAACAAGCCGAGGTGCTGATACGCCAATTGAATTCACCCGTCAGCGGGTTAAAATTATAGAAGCTATCAAACAAATTAACGCAGATGCTCTTGGTTTAATGGAAATGGAAAATGATGGAAACGGAGCGCAATCTGCAATTCAAGATTTAGTAAATGGTTTAAATGCATCGATAGGAGCACCCACATATACCTTTGTTCAAGATCCAACAATCATAAATGGTGGAACCGGTACCGATGAAATTAAAGTAGCGATGATTTACAAACCTTCAAAGCTCACACTAGCTGGATTAGCAATTGCCAACGATAGCAGTGTTAATAATCGCCCGCCATTAGCGCAAACATTTGTACATAATGCAACGCAAGAAAAGTTTTCGGTGATTGTCAATCATTTTAAATCGAAAGGCTGTACAGGTGCTTCTGGTGTTAATACTGATCAAAATGATGGACAAGGTTGTTTCAATAATTCTCGCAAAGATCAAGCGGCGGCGTTGCTTCTTTTTGTCAATAAAGTGAAGACCTTAGCAAATGACAGTGATGTTTTAGTTATTGGTGATTTAAATTCTTACGAACAAGAAGATCCTATTGATTTGTTGTTGAATGGTGGTATGAGTACATTGCTCACAAATGTTTACTCTTACGTATTTGGCGGACAGTCGGGATCATTAGATCACGCGCTCGTTTCTTCTTCTATGTTAGGGCAGGTGAGTGGCGCGGCCAAATGGCATATTAACGCTGATGAGCCAATTGTTAAAGATTACAATCAGGAATTTAATCCGGCTTACATGTATGATGTTGATCCTTTCAGATCTTCAGATCATGATCCGGTGATTATTGGACTTGCACTGCCAGTTCCAAACATTACAGGACTAACTTCAAATAATCTTTCTCAAACGTTTGTAAAGATTAAACCAAATCCGTCTTCTCAAAAAAATGTAACCGTTGAGATTTCTTCGACGCTTGATGGATCCGTAACCATTGAAGTTGTGGATCAAATAGGCAGAAACATTTTAACGCAAGTGAATGGTATTACTAAAGGAGCTAATGAAATCCAATTGAATTTGCCGGAGATGAAAGACGGATTTTATTATGTAAAAATTAGAAACGAAAATTCAACGAGCGTTCAAAAACTCATAAGAATAAATTAG
- a CDS encoding choice-of-anchor V domain-containing protein yields MKKNISIISLLAITSILFTSAALEKSSSGAPASHTGAPGEKTCAASGCHDDNAVNAGSAKLTIEVGNKETSFVPGKTYSVKIKISDKDVSRFGFQLVVLDPASLSNCGTLLIRDSLRTKLVSNAYAMQDRKYATYSFNGTDATSDGMSEWVVNWTAPEGKISNADFYVSAVSANDNMNDKGDHVYTKKLNLNAKKN; encoded by the coding sequence ATGAAAAAAAACATTTCCATAATTTCTTTATTAGCAATCACGTCGATTTTGTTTACATCGGCTGCCCTTGAAAAATCAAGTTCAGGAGCTCCTGCTTCGCATACTGGCGCACCGGGCGAAAAAACCTGCGCCGCTTCAGGTTGCCACGATGATAATGCTGTAAATGCAGGAAGTGCAAAATTAACTATCGAAGTCGGAAATAAAGAAACTTCTTTTGTCCCCGGTAAAACATATTCAGTAAAAATTAAAATTTCTGACAAAGATGTTTCGCGTTTTGGTTTTCAATTGGTGGTTCTTGATCCGGCAAGTTTAAGCAATTGCGGTACTCTACTAATTCGTGATTCTCTTAGAACAAAATTGGTGAGCAATGCTTACGCGATGCAAGACAGAAAATACGCTACCTACTCTTTTAATGGAACGGACGCGACTTCTGATGGCATGTCTGAATGGGTCGTTAACTGGACAGCTCCTGAAGGAAAAATCTCAAATGCTGATTTTTATGTTTCTGCAGTTTCTGCGAATGATAACATGAACGACAAAGGAGATCATGTGTATACAAAAAAATTAAATTTAAATGCCAAAAAAAATTAA